A genomic window from Gemmatimonadaceae bacterium includes:
- a CDS encoding helix-turn-helix domain-containing protein: MTYTQITLEERYDIHALRKLGWTPAAIARRLGRHRSTITREIRRNAWRRNQVGYYPLVAQSYTNERRRVARRGTQFSAAEWAFSSTGLARTGVRSRLSAFTPASGSTRRATRRTIDASGRTSRPAARCGRTCAS, from the coding sequence ATGACCTACACCCAGATCACCCTTGAAGAAAGGTACGACATTCACGCGCTCCGCAAGCTGGGCTGGACGCCGGCGGCCATCGCCCGGCGTCTCGGGCGGCACCGCAGCACCATCACGCGCGAGATCCGCCGCAACGCTTGGCGCCGGAACCAGGTGGGCTACTACCCGCTGGTCGCGCAGAGCTACACGAACGAGCGGCGGCGGGTGGCGCGGCGCGGGACGCAGTTCTCGGCTGCGGAGTGGGCCTTCTCGAGTACTGGCCTCGCGAGGACTGGAGTCCGGAGCAGATTGTCGGCTTTCACGCCCGCTTCGGGATCCACACGCCGAGCCACGAGACGAACTATCGACGCATCTGGCAGGACAAGCAGGCCGGCGGCACGCTGTGGACGCACCTGCGCATCGTGA
- a CDS encoding IS30 family transposase: MPVVIGAPGGRDTIQDAAALHGWPSSFRMYYGTEFHSYAKLEALVDAKCYFATPHHSWERGSNENANGLIRQYLPKRRSMKQLTQRDCQRIADKLNRRPRKRLGFRTPEEVYAA, encoded by the coding sequence ATGCCAGTCGTCATCGGTGCTCCTGGTGGTCGGGATACCATCCAGGATGCCGCCGCTCTGCACGGCTGGCCATCCTCCTTCCGTATGTACTACGGGACGGAGTTCCACTCGTACGCGAAGCTCGAGGCACTGGTCGATGCCAAGTGCTACTTCGCGACGCCGCATCACTCGTGGGAGCGCGGCAGCAACGAGAACGCGAACGGCCTGATCCGGCAGTACCTGCCGAAGCGCCGCTCGATGAAGCAGCTCACACAGCGCGACTGCCAGCGCATCGCGGACAAACTCAACCGCCGCCCGCGCAAGCGGCTCGGCTTCAGAACTCCGGAGGAGGTCTATGCGGCCTGA
- a CDS encoding D-amino acid aminotransferase, which translates to MSTVYLNGRFVPKAEALIPVEDRGFIFGDGIYEVVRAINGKLFAWDAHASRMAQGLSGLRIDPTGTEGLRDVCLRLLKDNALTDGEATVYLQVTRGATARTHHFPPAGTATTIYGSASRFVPNLEMRANGAKGITYPDQRWARCDLKTVNLLGPVMARQAASEAGAYEAILHRDGMVTEGAATNCFVVLDGVLRTAPLSNYILPGITRAVLLEIIREQGIAFEDRPVALVDLARAEEVFVCGTTTDVQAIVTLDGRPVGKGRVGPITARLRDALASRLYNG; encoded by the coding sequence ATGAGCACGGTGTACCTGAACGGCCGCTTCGTCCCGAAGGCCGAGGCGCTGATCCCGGTGGAGGACCGCGGGTTCATCTTCGGCGACGGCATCTATGAAGTGGTGCGCGCCATCAACGGGAAGCTCTTCGCGTGGGACGCGCACGCGTCGCGGATGGCGCAGGGCCTCAGCGGACTACGCATCGACCCGACGGGCACCGAGGGCCTGCGCGACGTGTGCCTGCGCCTGCTCAAGGACAACGCGCTCACGGACGGCGAAGCCACCGTGTACCTGCAGGTGACGCGCGGCGCGACGGCCCGCACACATCACTTCCCGCCGGCCGGCACGGCGACGACGATCTACGGCTCGGCCTCGCGCTTCGTCCCGAATCTCGAGATGCGCGCCAACGGCGCCAAAGGCATCACGTATCCTGACCAGCGCTGGGCGCGTTGCGATCTCAAGACGGTGAACCTGCTCGGCCCCGTGATGGCGCGGCAGGCGGCAAGCGAGGCCGGTGCCTACGAGGCGATCCTGCATCGCGACGGAATGGTCACCGAAGGTGCGGCCACCAACTGCTTCGTCGTCCTCGACGGCGTGCTTCGCACGGCACCGCTGAGCAACTACATCCTGCCGGGCATCACGCGCGCGGTGTTGCTGGAGATCATCCGCGAGCAGGGCATCGCCTTCGAGGATCGTCCCGTCGCGCTGGTGGATCTCGCGCGTGCCGAGGAAGTCTTCGTCTGCGGAACGACCACCGACGTGCAGGCCATCGTCACGCTGGACGGGCGTCCGGTGGGGAAGGGGAGGGTGGGGCCGATCACGGCGCGCCTGCGAGACGCGCTGGCGTCGCGCCTGTACAACGGCTGA